From Halotia branconii CENA392, the proteins below share one genomic window:
- a CDS encoding ISAzo13 family transposase (programmed frameshift), giving the protein MLELTDSVKKVFKETANQLKGAARRRFQAQIVMELGYGGQLLAQKELGWDRNTIRKGIKELTSGISCIDNYSARGRWKVEEHLPNLLEDIKKLVDFQSQTDPSFKSQRLYTRLTASQVRKLLIDKFGYTDEQLPTEETMRVKLNDLGYRLKRVAKVLPQKKFPETDAIFEQLAIVNQSALDDPSILRLSLDAKARVDIGYFDRGGKNRVVTETEDHNFHPKTTVTPYGIFLPELDELFLYFTESNVTSDFIVDVLEDFWKSESWRFSSIKTLIINQDNGTDNNSRRTQFMKRIVEFVHEYQLNIRLAYYPPYHSKYNPIERVWGILENSWNGSILDEVATALKFAQNMTWKGKNPVVKLVTQTYETGVTLTKEAMSAVEKQIERLTNSEHEKFPDLGKWFVDICCGST; this is encoded by the exons TTGCTCGAATTAACTGATTCAGTCAAAAAAGTATTCAAGGAAACAGCAAACCAACTCAAAGGTGCAGCAAGGCGGCGTTTTCAAGCACAAATTGTCATGGAATTAGGTTACGGAGGACAATTACTGGCTCAAAAAGAATTGGGCTGGGATAGAAATACTATTCGTAAAGGAATTAAAGAACTAACCAGTGGGATTAGTTGTATAGATAATTATTCAGCTAGGGGTAGATGGAAAGTAGAAGAGCATTTACCAAACCTGTTAGAAGATATCAAAAAATTAGTTGATTTCCAAAGCCAAACAGATCCAAGTTTTAAAAGCCAAAGGCTGTATACACGCCTAACTGCTAGTCAGGTCAGAAAGCTATTAATTGATAAATTTGGTTATACGGATGAACAGTTACCTACTGAAGAAACAATGAGAGTTAAATTGAATGATTTAGGTTATAGACTCAAGCGAGTAGCAAAAGTTTTACCTCAAAAAAAAT TTCCAGAAACAGACGCAATCTTTGAACAATTAGCAATAGTTAATCAATCCGCCCTGGATGATCCAAGTATCTTACGTCTCAGTCTGGATGCCAAAGCCCGTGTAGATATTGGCTACTTTGACAGAGGAGGTAAAAACCGAGTTGTCACAGAAACAGAAGACCATAATTTTCATCCAAAAACTACCGTAACTCCTTACGGCATCTTCCTTCCAGAATTAGACGAACTATTTTTATACTTTACAGAGTCTAATGTAACGAGTGATTTTATTGTAGACGTTCTAGAAGATTTTTGGAAGAGTGAGAGTTGGCGATTTTCCTCAATAAAAACCCTGATTATTAACCAGGATAATGGGACAGATAATAATTCTAGACGTACCCAGTTTATGAAACGTATCGTTGAGTTTGTTCATGAATATCAACTGAATATACGTTTAGCCTACTATCCACCCTATCACAGCAAATATAATCCCATCGAGCGAGTATGGGGGATATTAGAAAATTCTTGGAATGGCAGTATTTTAGATGAAGTTGCAACCGCTTTAAAATTTGCTCAAAACATGACGTGGAAAGGTAAGAATCCTGTGGTTAAGTTAGTGACTCAAACTTATGAAACTGGGGTTACTCTTACTAAGGAGGCTATGTCTGCTGTTGAAAAACAAATAGAAAGACTCACTAACTCGGAACATGAAAAATTTCCCGATTTAGGCAAATGGTTTGTTGATATTTGTTGTGGCAGCACTTAA
- a CDS encoding IS701 family transposase yields the protein MDVELQILKHLSRDAHPTVALIDEYCAEYKDLFKEVRNYECFKYLHLGIISTIKRKSLPEIAKVVSINSAQSLHHFIAYSDWSVKKLKSRRLNKLKRALNDQAITVVIDETGDRKKGKKTDYVARQYLGSVGKIDNGIVTVNAYGVYDNITFPLSFKVFKPKGTLKEGDKYKTKIELASEIITELISEGFNIELVLADSLYGESSEFIRKLNEYELAYVVAIRNNHGVWLPANQSVRANKWCKFKRTFSNQKSETRYIREIIYGKKRTITYWEITTDPETMPENSTSFVMTNLQGNLKKILGDLYGLRTWVEYGFRQCKQELGWTDYRFTNFQHIQRWWEIIFCVYTMISLSSPPFLSLNQAPQIETEVQNSVCIDCVDFSNHKQWNHDYGWKNTLNNLRLIVQPLLLFWLIYPWLDVFPNSDLLLGFNHLICTMNQFKPFFSSG from the coding sequence ATGGATGTAGAATTACAAATCCTGAAACATTTGTCGAGAGATGCCCACCCAACAGTTGCGCTCATAGATGAATATTGTGCAGAGTATAAAGACCTGTTCAAAGAGGTAAGAAATTATGAATGCTTTAAATATTTACATTTGGGGATAATATCAACGATAAAAAGAAAATCGTTACCAGAAATAGCTAAAGTAGTAAGTATAAACTCTGCTCAGTCATTACATCATTTTATAGCCTATTCAGATTGGTCAGTAAAGAAATTAAAGAGCCGAAGATTAAATAAATTAAAGAGAGCGTTAAACGATCAGGCGATAACCGTAGTAATAGATGAAACAGGAGACAGGAAAAAAGGTAAAAAGACAGATTATGTGGCTAGACAATATTTAGGGAGCGTAGGAAAAATAGATAATGGAATAGTGACAGTCAATGCTTATGGAGTTTATGACAATATAACATTTCCCTTAAGTTTCAAAGTATTCAAACCAAAGGGGACTTTAAAAGAAGGAGATAAATATAAAACTAAAATAGAATTAGCGTCAGAAATTATTACAGAATTAATTAGTGAAGGCTTTAATATTGAGTTGGTACTGGCGGATAGTTTATATGGTGAGAGTAGCGAATTCATCAGAAAATTGAATGAATATGAATTAGCTTATGTTGTGGCAATAAGAAATAATCACGGAGTCTGGCTACCAGCCAACCAGAGCGTTAGAGCGAATAAGTGGTGTAAATTTAAAAGAACATTTAGCAATCAAAAATCAGAGACTAGATATATTCGAGAAATAATTTATGGAAAAAAAAGAACCATAACTTATTGGGAAATAACTACTGACCCAGAAACCATGCCGGAAAATTCTACTTCTTTCGTGATGACAAATCTTCAAGGTAACTTGAAGAAGATTTTAGGCGACTTATATGGATTAAGAACCTGGGTTGAATATGGTTTTCGGCAGTGTAAACAGGAACTGGGCTGGACAGATTACAGGTTTACAAATTTCCAACATATTCAGAGATGGTGGGAGATTATTTTTTGTGTCTACACAATGATTAGTTTAAGTTCTCCACCTTTCTTATCCTTAAATCAAGCTCCTCAAATTGAAACAGAGGTACAAAACAGTGTTTGTATTGATTGTGTAGATTTTTCTAATCATAAACAATGGAATCATGATTATGGATGGAAGAATACTTTAAATAATCTTCGCTTAATTGTTCAACCTCTCTTATTATTTTGGTTGATTTATCCCTGGCTAGATGTTTTTCCCAATTCCGATTTATTGCTTGGATTTAATCACCTAATTTGTACAATGAACCAATTTAAACCTTTTTTCTCTTCTGGATAA
- a CDS encoding Uma2 family endonuclease, which yields MTAATKKLTFAEYLQYDDGSDTQYELVDGELIAMSLGTGKHGGISKFLERTFDDESAKIGRDWTAQKFSVGIRSPRKGRWDTSRVPDVVVLPTQQWEALSNREAVIELNEPPPILVVEVVSESTQTTDYRSKRSEYAVLEIPEYWIVDPSPLLSLSGYSK from the coding sequence ATGACCGCAGCAACCAAGAAACTTACTTTTGCAGAGTATCTTCAGTATGATGATGGCAGCGATACTCAATACGAATTGGTGGATGGAGAATTAATCGCGATGAGTCTTGGCACTGGCAAGCACGGCGGCATCTCCAAGTTTTTAGAACGAACCTTCGATGATGAAAGTGCCAAAATAGGAAGAGATTGGACTGCACAAAAGTTTTCTGTGGGGATTCGTTCACCACGCAAGGGACGCTGGGACACTTCGCGGGTTCCAGACGTAGTAGTTTTACCAACACAACAGTGGGAAGCACTCTCCAACCGGGAAGCAGTCATCGAACTCAATGAACCTCCCCCTATACTAGTAGTGGAAGTCGTCAGCGAATCTACTCAAACCACAGATTACCGCAGCAAGCGTTCTGAGTATGCTGTCCTGGAAATTCCCGAATACTGGATTGTTGATCCTAGCCCTCTTCTGTCACTTTCCGGGTATTCTAAATAA